The following proteins are encoded in a genomic region of Rhinoraja longicauda isolate Sanriku21f chromosome 28, sRhiLon1.1, whole genome shotgun sequence:
- the fsd1 gene encoding fibronectin type III and SPRY domain-containing protein 1, whose translation MADHNKVCLRKIITTLAVKNEEVQNFVYQLQQTLKNVEDNSERALRDMEVEYNSLYNILDELKEDMVTKIKQERASKTYELQNQLTVCTKALENSEELLEFANQTLDNTDSDGLNQAAKQIKDSVTMAPAFRLSLKAKASDNMSHLMVDFSQEQKILRSLKFLPVPSIPEIDTPECLVADNCVTVVWRIPEEDSKIDHYVLEYRKTNHEGAPRLKEEHPWMVREGIKEMEFTLLGLKFDTKFINFRVKGCNKAVAGEFSETVTLETNAFNFSLDALTAHQNLKVEDHKVEWDASGGKVQEIKVRGKENRSRTASPAHSPARSIIQSPKRMPSARSGRDRFTAESYTVLGDTLIDGGQHYWEVVFEKDSKAFLVGVAYRTLGKFDQLGKTNASWCLHLNNWLQVSFTAKHNNKAKVLDVTVPDRVGVYCNYNEGHLSFYNAKTKQLIHSFRTKFTQPVLPAFMVWCGSFIVQTGIQVPSAVKSLQKRNSGTSSSNASLT comes from the exons GTGTGTTTAAGGAAGATTATAACTACGCTGGCTGTGAAAAATGAAGAGGTCCAGAACTTTGTCTACCAGCTACAGCAAACCCTGAAGAATGTTGAG GATAATTCTGAGCGAGCTCTTAGAGACATGGAAGTAGAGTATAACTCACTGTATAACATCCTTGATGAGTTGAAGGAAGACATGGTGACAAAGATCAAACAGGAACGAGCCAGCAAGACATATGAACTGCAG AACCAACTGACGGTCTGTACCAAAGCTTTGGAGAATTCAGAAGAACTTCTGGAGTTTGCAAACCAGACATTGGACAACACGGACTCTGATGGATTGAACCAG GCTGCCAAACAGATTAAAGATAG tgtTACCATGGCACCAGCTTTCAGGTTGTCCTTAAAGGCCAAGGCCAGTGACAACATGAGTCATCTCATGGTTGACTTCTCCCAAGAACAGAAAATCCTTCGTTCATTGAAGTTCTTGCCAG TACCCAGTATTCCAGAAATCGATACACCTGAGTGTCTGGTGGCAGACAACTGTGTGACAGTGGTCTGGAGAATCCCTGAAGAGGATTCAAAGATCGATCACTACGTACTGGAATATCGCAAAACCAACCACGAAGGGGCCCCGCGGCTGAAAGAGGAACACCCTTGGATGGTACGAGAGGGCATTAAGGAGATGGAATTCACATTGTTAG GTTTGAAATTTGACACAAAATTCATCAACTTTCGGGTGAAAGGTTGCAACAAGGCAGTGGCTGGAGAGTTCTCTGAGACCGTCACACTGGAAACAAATG CGTTTAATTTCAGTTTAGACGCCTTGACTGCTCATCAGAACTTGAAAGTGGAAGACCACAAAGTGGAATGGGATGCGTCAGGGGGAAAGGTGCAAGAGATCAAAGTTAGAGGAAAGGAAAATCGAAGTCGGACGGCCTCACCTGCACATTCCCCTGCAAG AAGCATCATTCAGTCCCCAAAGAGAATGCCTTCGGCGAGGAGTGGCAGGGATCGATTCACCGCAGAGTCGTACACTGTTCTGG gGGATACTCTAATTGATGGTGGACAGCATTACTGGGAGGTTGTGTTTGAAAAGGACAGCAAGGCGTTCCTTGTAGGTGTAGCCTACAGGACCTTGGGCAAATTTGATCAATTGGGAAAGACCAATGCTTCCTGGTGCCTTCACCTCAATAACTGGCTGCAAGTCAGCTTCACCGCCAAGCACAACAACAAGGCCAAAGTGCTGGACGTCACCGTGCCGGACAGAGTCGGAGTTTATTGCAACTACAACGAAG GTCATCTGTCATTCTACAATGCCAAAACGAAGCAGCTGATTCATTCCTTTAGGACGAAGTTCACACAGCCCGTCCTTCCTGCCTTCATG GTTTGGTGCGGTAGCTTTATTGTGCAAACAGGAATTCAGGTACCAAGTGCTGTCAAATCGCTGCAAAAACGTAACAGTGGCACCAGTAGCTCCAATGCTAGCCTAACCTAG